Genomic window (Cryptococcus deuterogattii R265 chromosome 7, complete sequence):
CTTGGCGGAACCCTGGGCGGCGAATCGGGCGTTTCGTCGGAACTaggagaaaaaggtcagCGGTCCGTCGCGAATGAAAGGCGAAGGTGGATCAGTTGGTCGGGCTGCTGCACACTTTGACACCGAATCTTCCCTCCGGTTACTGGCACGCTTCAAAAGAAGGCAGTGACAGCATCCTGGGTCTTCCTTCTTATCCAAGCTGCTCTCACTCTCTCGGCATCTCTCATTCCCATCCTGACACATGAATCCCACTTTATCCCTTCGTCCTTCCATTTTGCCTGCAGCCCAACCAACATATCCCTTTGCATTCCGAAAAACCAACCTTGGGGTCGACACCCTTAAGAGAGTGGTACTTGTTGGTCTTGGGCCTCTGGATCTTGTTCCTGTGAGCTATTCACGCCGAAACCGCATCAGCCTTGTCCGTCCTTCCTTGTATCCTCCATCCATTAAATGAATCTTCCGACGCACCCTTCTTGTTCTGGTTGTGGGCGGTGTGGTTCTTTGACTTGGCCATTTTGACTAGTACCCTAGTACTGAATTAGCTGACTGTCTTCTGGACGACGTGGCGGGCGGCATGTACTCACTAAGTTTTTGGTTCTCTTAAGGGTTGAAGGGAAGGTCTTTTCGGTGGGAAGCAAGATATGGCCCAAATCCTGCAGGGGGAAGTGGACGGGATCAAATTCATCAACTGGGGTTTCGGAGATAAGGCGTGATATAGTGTGGCGAGTCATAACTCCGATAGTTGCGAAGGCGGCCTCGTCCGCCCAGATGCCCCCGGCGAGACGATCCCCCTAGTGTAAAGACGGCGAGGGCTGTTGTTGATAAAGATAAGATATCTCATCCACGAACAAACACAGATCAGGACAGCGCAGTATGAGGGTCAGTACTTCTCCTATCCATACAACAGCAGCTCATAGCATCTACAGATCGCCATCCAGGGCTGTTCCCATGGCAGTCTCGCCCAGATATACGACGTCATCAACTACTACTCCTCCCAAACAAAAAACCCTATAGACCTCTTGCTCCTCTGCGGCGACTTCCAAGCTCTACGATCAAAACATGACTACGCCTCTCTTGCCGTACCTGCCAAATTTAAACAACTTGGATCATTCCACCAGTATTATTCTGGTGAACGGGTCGCGCCTGTCTTGACAATCGTGATTGGAGGTAACCACGAGGCGAGTAATTATATGTGGGAGCTGTATCACGGTGGATGGCTAGCTCCTAGTATATATTACCTTGGAGCGGCTGG
Coding sequences:
- a CDS encoding 60S ribosomal protein L29, whose amino-acid sequence is MAKSKNHTAHNQNKKAHRNKIQRPKTNKYHSLKGVDPKFRRNARFAAQGSAKAIREAKASA